The DNA segment GCAAACGATAGGTTCCTTCTTGTTCGATTGGGTTTTGTGTTGCAATGACCAAAAATGGCGTGTCCAAAACGTATGTTGTACCATCGATGGTGATTTGGCGTTCTTCCATTACTTCAAAAAGTGCGGCTTGTGTTTTTGCCGGCGCTCGATTGATTTCGTCAATCAAAATCAAGTTGGAAAAAATAGGGCCTTTTTTGAATTCAAATTCTGATTTTTTCAAGTCGAAAACCGAGGTTCCCAAAATGTCCGAAGGCATCAAATCGGGCGTAAATTGGATTCGGCTGAAGCCAATGTTCAAGGTTTTGGACAACAATTTAGCAGTAATCGTTTTGGCTACACCGGGAACACCTTCGAGCAAAACGTGACCGTTAGACAAAATAGCGACCAGCAATTGATCGATCATTTTACTTTGTCCCACGATAACGGTTCCGAGTTCCTGTTTGATGGTGTTGATGCTTTCCAAAAGCGGTTCCAAGTTAATTCGAGATTGAAAATTTACGTTTTCGGTAGGATTTTCAGAGTTGGTTATTTCTTCCATATATTTTTGTTTTTTTAGCCACGAATTACACGAATTGTTTGTCGTTTTAAATTACACAAATTCCTATTTAGGTGGAAATAAAATTTGTGTAAATTCGTGTAATTCGTGGCTGAATTTTTATTTTTTAATTAGTTCATTATTTTTTCTATCGCATTATTAATTTGCAGCAAATCATCTTCGATGCTTATGTAATTATTTTTTCGATAGGCTTTTATCAAAGACACCACATTTTGAATGTCTTCTGATTTTTTTCCTGATTTATGATGCAATTTTTTGATAAAATCATCGTCTAATTTATGCG comes from the Flavobacterium limnophilum genome and includes:
- a CDS encoding AAA family ATPase, translated to MEEITNSENPTENVNFQSRINLEPLLESINTIKQELGTVIVGQSKMIDQLLVAILSNGHVLLEGVPGVAKTITAKLLSKTLNIGFSRIQFTPDLMPSDILGTSVFDLKKSEFEFKKGPIFSNLILIDEINRAPAKTQAALFEVMEERQITIDGTTYVLDTPFLVIATQNPIEQEGTYRLPEAQLDRFLFKISIDYPKMDEEILIIQREHLLQNQGKLDNIKTLLSSEEIKYYQALVKQIIVEQNLLEYIAKIVINTRENAFLYLGASPRASIAILNAAKGFAAIRGRDFVTPEDIKEAAIPVLQHRVIVTPEREMEGITSIEIIKQILESVEIPR